In Candidatus Chlorohelix allophototropha, one DNA window encodes the following:
- a CDS encoding NADP-dependent oxidoreductase: protein MEQIKNKQIVLASRPIGWVEESNFRLVETILDAPDEGEVLVRNSYLSLDPYMRMRMDAVKSYAPYVELGQVMVGGTVGEVLESNYAGLKPGDLVTGSLSWQLYGVTKGKNLRKVETTKVPLSAYLGIVGMPGVTAWYGLNEIGQPKASETVVVSAASGAVGSVVGQLAKLKGCRVVGIAGGKAKCDYVTETLGFDACIDYKSPDFRQAFKAAIPDGVDVYFDNVGGEILDLVLASLNPFSRIALCGVISQYNQSEPHGIRNVRSLLVNRARLQGFIISDHLEKWAEILPQLEKLVAEGQLKYRESVAEGLENAPAAFIGMLKGENFGKQVVKLT from the coding sequence ATGGAGCAGATTAAGAATAAACAGATTGTGTTAGCGAGCCGTCCAATCGGGTGGGTAGAAGAAAGCAACTTTAGATTGGTCGAAACGATTTTAGATGCGCCGGATGAGGGCGAGGTATTGGTAAGAAATTCATATCTCTCGCTTGACCCTTATATGCGAATGCGCATGGATGCGGTTAAATCTTACGCACCTTATGTCGAACTCGGGCAGGTAATGGTAGGCGGAACGGTAGGCGAGGTACTCGAATCAAACTATGCCGGCTTGAAACCGGGTGATTTAGTTACGGGTTCATTGAGTTGGCAGCTTTATGGCGTTACTAAAGGCAAAAACCTACGTAAGGTGGAAACTACAAAAGTACCGCTTTCCGCTTATTTGGGCATAGTGGGGATGCCCGGTGTAACCGCTTGGTATGGATTAAATGAAATAGGACAACCCAAAGCGAGCGAAACTGTGGTTGTCTCGGCGGCTTCCGGCGCAGTGGGTAGTGTAGTCGGGCAATTGGCAAAGCTGAAAGGCTGCCGGGTAGTGGGAATCGCAGGTGGGAAAGCCAAGTGCGATTATGTGACAGAAACATTGGGCTTTGACGCATGCATTGATTATAAAAGCCCCGATTTCAGGCAAGCTTTTAAAGCGGCTATCCCGGATGGGGTAGATGTGTATTTCGATAATGTGGGCGGCGAGATTCTCGATTTGGTTTTAGCCAGCCTGAACCCATTTTCCCGCATCGCCCTGTGTGGCGTAATCTCGCAGTACAACCAAAGTGAGCCTCACGGCATCCGTAATGTGCGTTCGTTGCTGGTAAATCGAGCTAGGCTACAAGGCTTTATCATTTCAGATCACCTCGAAAAGTGGGCTGAAATCCTGCCACAACTTGAAAAACTTGTAGCAGAAGGTCAGTTAAAATACCGTGAGAGCGTAGCAGAAGGATTGGAGAATGCGCCCGCCGCTTTCATTGGAATGTTGAAAGGCGAAAACTTCGGCAAACAAGTGGTTAAACTAACCTGA
- a CDS encoding ABC transporter substrate-binding protein, giving the protein MRTKQRLLALALITLLLSLAVAACGDNTATPVPATTAAATKAATTAAAATTAGATTAAGTTAAATTAGAATTTAASGKTVTIRIGTGDSGDGLAPYNQTIEAFKKVYPGIDIKVEPVTDSDYYGSLLTQVASGKAPDLIFIGDDEVADFVKKGAYEDLTPYINGTAVPGVKLDTSVFLPNTLQPGQQAGKQYLFPKDFSPVAVYYNKELLKAAGVAEPTENWTWDDFKAAAQKLTVKDSSGKVTQYGAQLTAAWQRGFEAIAFTQGATLIAADGSKYSGFLDSEASAKALTLVADLYRNGYAAPPSDINKWKGGNDNFANGTAALLIDGRWPQATLLKNPKLTNNIGVVGLPKGTQKANAINWGGFGIYSKSANKDAAWKVLSFFVSPDGGGQFFKDWGLTPLKSIADKNTNALDKVWTAQTEFFKPITANFTPYWNSAGAKELGDALTKVITDPKADISATLKDAATKADKALKDKIDSNK; this is encoded by the coding sequence ATGCGTACAAAACAACGGCTGTTAGCGTTGGCACTGATTACTTTGTTGTTAAGTCTGGCAGTTGCCGCATGCGGGGATAATACTGCCACTCCCGTACCGGCTACTACCGCCGCCGCTACCAAAGCTGCTACCACCGCAGCGGCAGCCACTACCGCAGGCGCTACTACTGCGGCTGGCACTACTGCCGCCGCTACTACCGCAGGGGCGGCTACCACCACCGCTGCATCCGGTAAGACTGTTACGATTCGCATCGGTACAGGCGACAGCGGGGATGGTTTAGCCCCCTACAACCAAACTATTGAAGCCTTCAAGAAAGTCTATCCCGGAATCGACATTAAAGTTGAGCCGGTAACCGACTCTGACTACTACGGTTCGCTACTAACTCAGGTAGCCTCCGGCAAAGCCCCCGACCTGATTTTCATCGGGGATGATGAGGTTGCCGACTTTGTGAAGAAAGGCGCATACGAAGACCTAACCCCCTATATCAACGGTACTGCCGTTCCCGGCGTAAAGCTTGATACTTCGGTCTTCCTGCCCAACACTTTACAACCGGGGCAGCAAGCCGGTAAGCAGTATCTGTTCCCCAAAGACTTCAGCCCGGTAGCTGTTTATTACAACAAGGAACTCTTGAAAGCGGCTGGCGTAGCCGAACCTACCGAAAACTGGACATGGGACGATTTCAAAGCTGCCGCCCAAAAGCTGACCGTGAAGGATAGCAGCGGTAAGGTGACCCAATATGGGGCGCAACTGACCGCCGCTTGGCAGCGCGGTTTTGAAGCAATTGCTTTCACTCAGGGCGCAACCCTGATTGCAGCAGACGGTTCCAAATACTCCGGCTTTTTGGATAGCGAAGCCTCAGCTAAAGCCCTGACCCTAGTAGCAGATTTGTATCGCAACGGTTACGCGGCGCCCCCTTCGGACATTAACAAGTGGAAGGGTGGTAATGACAATTTCGCGAACGGTACTGCCGCTTTATTGATTGACGGACGCTGGCCACAAGCTACCCTGCTAAAAAATCCCAAGTTGACCAACAATATTGGGGTAGTTGGGTTGCCTAAAGGCACTCAAAAAGCAAACGCCATCAACTGGGGCGGTTTCGGCATCTATTCCAAGAGCGCGAACAAAGACGCAGCTTGGAAAGTGCTGAGTTTCTTCGTCAGTCCTGATGGTGGCGGGCAGTTCTTCAAGGATTGGGGTTTGACTCCGCTGAAATCCATTGCCGACAAGAACACCAACGCGCTGGACAAAGTTTGGACTGCTCAAACCGAGTTTTTCAAGCCCATCACGGCTAACTTCACCCCGTACTGGAACAGCGCGGGCGCGAAAGAATTGGGCGACGCTCTTACCAAAGTCATCACCGACCCCAAAGCTGACATCTCGGCGACTTTGAAAGATGCTGCCACCAAAGCCGATAAAGCCCTTAAAGACAAGATTGATTCAAATAAGTAG
- a CDS encoding ABC transporter ATP-binding protein, producing MMMRRRSDQPKPSMKALRRALSYNNHYPRIMWIAYGALVLASIAQLAVPTLVRNVIDAVTNGVLAQKILAVPTTFQAAIETRLGLSHQQILDNNGNAERNIIIAGLAIVGFALIRGIFAFLQAYNGEKLSQSVSYDMRNDLYAKIQRLSFSYHDKHQTGQLMIRATDDVEKVRLFIGQGLLMTVSALVLFLGTILILFLNNFGLALAILPILPLAFALFLGFGMFTRPLFMILQQKLSALNTILQENLAGIKVVKAFAREPEERAKFNVAAEEQMQQQIRVARIFSFLFPMVFFIANFGQALVLFVGGWMIIDNTLSLGQYQQFSLYLSFVFFPLAQLGMIITQMSQAAASATRIFEILDAQNDVTDKPGASVLPTIQGEVEFRDVTFKYPGGDKPVLSRVSLVAKPGQTFALLGATGSGKTTIINLLPRFYDPTEGQILIDGINIRDVTIESMRRQIGIVLQETNLFTGTIHDNIAFGRSDATMEEVIEAAKAAAAHDFIMEFPDGYDTIVGERGSTLSGGQKQRIAIARALLLDPHILILDDSTSSVDLATEYHIQKALDRLMQGRTSFVIAQRISTVLNADQILVLDKGVVVARGTHEELMENSEIYAQIYQSQLVDDAHSEDAGELVEQEARL from the coding sequence ATGATGATGAGAAGACGATCTGACCAACCAAAGCCTAGCATGAAGGCATTACGGCGTGCGCTCAGCTATAACAACCACTATCCGCGTATAATGTGGATAGCTTACGGTGCGCTAGTGCTGGCTTCAATTGCACAACTTGCAGTTCCTACCCTTGTACGTAATGTCATTGACGCAGTAACTAATGGGGTACTTGCTCAAAAGATTCTGGCAGTACCAACCACCTTTCAAGCTGCAATTGAAACCCGTTTGGGTTTGTCGCACCAGCAAATACTTGATAATAACGGGAATGCCGAACGAAATATTATTATTGCAGGACTGGCAATAGTAGGATTCGCGCTAATACGAGGGATTTTCGCCTTCCTACAAGCCTATAACGGTGAGAAACTTTCCCAGAGTGTTTCTTACGATATGCGTAACGACTTGTACGCAAAAATCCAGCGCCTTTCCTTCAGCTACCACGATAAGCATCAAACTGGGCAATTGATGATTCGGGCTACCGACGATGTGGAAAAGGTGCGCCTCTTTATCGGACAAGGTTTACTAATGACAGTATCCGCGTTGGTACTGTTTCTCGGCACTATCTTAATCCTGTTTTTAAATAATTTCGGCTTGGCGCTGGCAATACTTCCAATCCTACCGCTGGCGTTCGCCTTGTTTTTAGGCTTCGGTATGTTTACGCGCCCCTTGTTTATGATATTACAGCAAAAGCTGTCAGCCCTTAATACCATTTTGCAGGAAAACCTAGCGGGCATCAAAGTGGTAAAAGCCTTTGCGCGTGAGCCGGAAGAACGCGCTAAATTTAATGTAGCTGCCGAAGAACAAATGCAGCAGCAAATCCGGGTAGCGCGAATTTTCAGCTTTCTATTCCCGATGGTCTTCTTTATTGCAAACTTCGGGCAAGCGCTGGTGCTATTTGTGGGTGGCTGGATGATTATTGATAACACTCTATCGCTAGGACAATACCAGCAGTTCAGCCTTTACCTCAGCTTTGTGTTCTTTCCGCTGGCGCAACTCGGCATGATTATTACGCAAATGTCGCAAGCTGCCGCATCAGCCACCCGCATTTTTGAAATTCTGGATGCTCAAAATGATGTGACCGATAAACCCGGTGCATCGGTTTTACCCACAATTCAAGGTGAGGTGGAATTCCGCGATGTTACTTTCAAGTATCCCGGTGGGGATAAGCCTGTTTTGAGCAGGGTCAGTTTGGTAGCCAAACCGGGACAAACTTTCGCCTTACTTGGCGCAACCGGAAGCGGTAAAACTACCATTATAAACCTGCTGCCCCGTTTCTATGACCCCACCGAAGGTCAGATATTGATAGACGGTATCAATATTCGCGATGTAACTATCGAATCTATGCGGCGACAAATCGGAATTGTGCTACAGGAAACCAACCTCTTTACCGGCACTATCCACGATAATATCGCGTTCGGTCGTTCCGATGCTACTATGGAAGAAGTCATTGAAGCAGCAAAAGCTGCCGCTGCCCACGATTTCATCATGGAATTCCCGGACGGTTACGATACGATTGTAGGAGAGCGTGGTTCGACCCTTAGTGGTGGTCAGAAACAACGTATTGCCATCGCCAGAGCGCTGTTGCTAGACCCGCACATCCTGATACTGGATGATTCTACCAGTAGCGTAGATTTGGCAACTGAATATCACATCCAGAAGGCGCTAGATCGCTTGATGCAAGGACGCACCAGTTTTGTAATTGCGCAACGTATCAGCACTGTATTGAATGCAGACCAGATTTTAGTACTGGATAAAGGTGTGGTAGTAGCACGTGGTACTCACGAAGAATTGATGGAAAATAGCGAAATATATGCCCAGATTTATCAATCACAACTGGTAGATGACGCCCATTCCGAAGACGCGGGCGAACTGGTAGAACAGGAGGCTCGATTATGA
- a CDS encoding lysophospholipid acyltransferase family protein, giving the protein MTSLLDKSLSKPKPSLPYKLPGGKIALPNTATYLRTLAGAALYMGVPAQMIRWLGRRGERRAMWNTLRWLARRMRHHLDIRLEIKGLNLIDPLEQYVVTPLHEGFADFLGLVELPLQMRFVARDELFHEWDWLGPFLRDTGQVEICPERGVSSYRQLLRQAGKVFENGESLVIFPQGSILGIEIDFTAGAFALARHFKRPILPVVLTGSHRVWEYPFSPQLRYGQHMNMHILPPISVEEVLRRKPEELRLETQKRMKATAFSTNIAAPRRFIPERDGYWDGYAFRIDREFPELAADIQIHQTTKNKII; this is encoded by the coding sequence ATGACATCCTTATTGGATAAATCTCTAAGCAAGCCAAAACCTTCGCTACCTTATAAGTTGCCCGGTGGCAAAATAGCGCTGCCTAATACCGCTACTTATCTGCGTACACTGGCAGGGGCGGCGTTATATATGGGCGTTCCCGCCCAGATGATTCGCTGGTTAGGGCGAAGAGGAGAGCGCAGAGCGATGTGGAATACTTTACGCTGGTTAGCACGTCGTATGCGTCATCATCTCGACATTCGGTTAGAGATTAAGGGATTAAACCTGATTGACCCGCTAGAGCAGTATGTTGTTACACCGCTGCATGAGGGCTTTGCCGATTTTCTGGGGTTGGTAGAGCTACCGTTGCAAATGCGCTTTGTAGCCAGAGATGAGCTTTTTCACGAATGGGACTGGCTCGGTCCGTTTCTGCGCGACACCGGACAAGTTGAAATCTGCCCCGAACGAGGAGTCAGTAGCTACCGCCAGTTATTGCGCCAAGCCGGGAAAGTGTTTGAAAATGGCGAAAGCTTGGTAATTTTCCCACAAGGCAGCATTCTTGGAATAGAAATAGACTTTACAGCCGGGGCATTTGCGTTGGCGCGCCACTTCAAGCGTCCAATCCTACCGGTGGTATTGACCGGAAGCCATCGGGTGTGGGAATATCCCTTCTCTCCACAGTTGCGTTACGGTCAGCATATGAACATGCATATACTGCCACCGATATCGGTTGAGGAGGTGCTGCGCCGTAAACCTGAAGAACTTCGGCTTGAAACTCAAAAACGGATGAAAGCAACGGCGTTCTCCACTAATATAGCTGCTCCCCGCCGTTTTATACCTGAACGTGACGGTTATTGGGACGGTTACGCTTTTCGGATTGATCGGGAATTTCCTGAGTTAGCCGCTGACATACAAATACATCAAACTACCAAGAATAAAATCATATAA
- a CDS encoding carbohydrate ABC transporter permease has protein sequence MRGLFGKRFAAEAIPLSGTRSWRRIGGLFVIYTVLAVGSLLYILPLVWMFLTSLKPSYQVSSPDWLPDPFEWSNYPRSFTYTGLDFGKLYLNSFVITILNVVGTMVSSTFVAYGFARLRAPGKNLLFIVLLATMMIPFPVTMVPTFALFNFLGWIDTLLPVIVPAFFGNAFNIFLLRQFLMTIPIEFEEAARIDGANTPQIIFRIMMPLILPAEAAVAVLTFQNTWNDYLTPQIYIRDQSLYTVAQGIRFLRGSINPQWELMMAAALLAMLPVVILYLLAQRFFIEGITLTGIK, from the coding sequence GTGAGAGGCTTGTTCGGTAAACGCTTTGCCGCCGAAGCTATCCCGCTCAGCGGTACACGCTCATGGCGTAGAATCGGGGGACTGTTTGTAATTTATACCGTCCTAGCGGTGGGTTCACTGCTCTATATCTTACCGCTGGTCTGGATGTTTCTAACCTCGCTCAAGCCTTCCTATCAGGTATCCTCGCCGGATTGGTTGCCCGACCCGTTTGAGTGGAGCAATTACCCGCGCTCTTTCACTTACACCGGATTGGATTTCGGCAAACTTTACCTGAACAGCTTTGTAATTACCATTCTAAACGTGGTCGGTACAATGGTTTCCAGTACGTTCGTGGCATACGGCTTTGCCCGTTTACGCGCCCCCGGCAAAAACCTATTGTTTATCGTTCTGTTGGCAACCATGATGATTCCCTTTCCGGTTACAATGGTTCCCACCTTCGCACTTTTCAATTTTTTGGGCTGGATAGATACGCTCTTACCTGTAATTGTACCCGCCTTCTTCGGCAACGCTTTCAATATCTTCCTGTTGCGCCAATTCCTGATGACCATACCGATTGAGTTTGAGGAAGCTGCCCGTATTGACGGCGCAAACACACCGCAAATCATTTTCCGCATCATGATGCCGCTCATTCTTCCGGCAGAAGCGGCAGTAGCGGTGTTGACTTTTCAGAATACTTGGAACGATTACCTCACCCCCCAGATTTACATCAGAGACCAGTCGCTTTACACCGTAGCACAAGGGATTCGCTTTTTGCGTGGTAGCATCAATCCACAATGGGAACTAATGATGGCGGCGGCGCTTCTCGCCATGCTACCGGTGGTAATTTTATACTTGCTGGCACAGCGTTTCTTCATTGAAGGCATCACCCTCACTGGAATAAAATAA
- a CDS encoding hydrogenase maturation nickel metallochaperone HypA, with product MHEAAAMKGVITAALENFVQSGAMRILEVEMVLSRADHFTEEAARTYFEALTPGTPLEGVPLRIAWQPATYRCFNCLKQFESDLPSEEAVCPECNGAAIEVEHRHDCYLSGLEVEFSDKV from the coding sequence ATGCATGAAGCGGCGGCAATGAAAGGCGTAATTACGGCGGCGTTGGAAAATTTTGTCCAATCCGGTGCGATGCGTATTCTTGAGGTAGAGATGGTTCTGAGCAGAGCCGACCACTTTACCGAAGAAGCCGCTCGTACTTATTTTGAGGCTCTTACTCCCGGTACGCCTTTGGAAGGTGTGCCCTTGCGAATTGCATGGCAACCGGCAACCTATCGCTGTTTCAATTGCTTGAAGCAATTTGAAAGCGATCTCCCTTCCGAAGAAGCGGTTTGCCCTGAATGCAACGGCGCTGCAATTGAGGTCGAGCATCGCCACGATTGTTACCTGAGTGGTTTGGAAGTAGAGTTTAGCGATAAGGTATAG
- a CDS encoding carbohydrate ABC transporter permease, which yields MIKSAKPLAATEPVWNKRAAFNRREAIAFYLCISPWLIGFVVFVAGPMLASFLLSFTRWDYFTPIKWVGTRNYERIMEDEAFWTSLRVTFTFAALYVPLSQIISLGVALLLAQKIKGVSFFRTIFYLPAILSGTAYVVLWVWLFEPDKGLINNLLDGLGIKGPRWLSDPNTALYALVIMSLWGLGSSLITYIAGLKGIPEQFYEAAELDGAGKFGRFRYITIPMLSPTIFFNLVLVLIQTFQSYTTAAVATGGGPLDSTLFYLVYLYRRAFVNQEAGYAAALAWILFIIILLFTLLVVRSSSAWVYYENEAGKERRK from the coding sequence ATGATAAAATCCGCTAAACCTCTTGCAGCAACCGAGCCTGTCTGGAACAAAAGAGCCGCCTTCAACCGCCGGGAAGCTATAGCCTTTTACCTCTGCATCTCCCCTTGGCTCATTGGCTTTGTGGTGTTCGTGGCAGGTCCTATGCTGGCTTCGTTCTTGCTCAGTTTTACGCGCTGGGATTACTTTACCCCTATCAAGTGGGTAGGGACGCGCAATTACGAACGCATAATGGAGGACGAGGCTTTCTGGACATCTTTACGGGTAACTTTCACCTTTGCCGCCCTATATGTACCGCTCTCGCAAATCATCTCGCTTGGGGTAGCATTACTACTAGCGCAGAAAATCAAGGGAGTTAGCTTCTTCCGTACCATCTTCTACCTACCCGCCATTCTCTCCGGCACTGCCTATGTAGTGCTGTGGGTCTGGCTGTTCGAGCCGGACAAAGGGCTGATTAACAACCTATTAGATGGCTTGGGAATCAAAGGTCCGCGCTGGCTCTCCGACCCCAATACCGCTTTGTACGCGCTGGTAATAATGAGCTTGTGGGGATTGGGCAGCAGCCTGATAACCTATATCGCGGGCTTGAAAGGCATCCCCGAACAGTTTTACGAGGCAGCCGAACTGGACGGCGCAGGAAAATTCGGTCGCTTCAGGTATATCACAATCCCGATGCTCTCGCCCACCATCTTCTTTAATCTGGTGCTGGTGCTAATTCAAACCTTCCAGAGCTATACCACCGCAGCGGTGGCAACTGGAGGCGGTCCGCTCGACTCCACACTCTTTTATCTGGTGTATTTGTACCGCCGCGCCTTTGTAAATCAGGAAGCGGGCTACGCAGCAGCGTTGGCATGGATACTGTTTATAATAATTTTGCTGTTTACCTTGCTGGTTGTTCGCTCATCTAGCGCATGGGTTTATTACGAAAATGAGGCTGGAAAGGAGAGGCGCAAGTGA
- a CDS encoding DUF2961 domain-containing protein has product MKKISFLLLMFELGLLTLSAYSPPLTKASTTPNFIDTSFADTWNRSDKAVSEMPGVGRGYTWGPEYFTDKAVYSEAYNQGNRQVQYFDKARMEINSNAKPGDLFYVTTGLLVKELVTGMRQDGDTTFTPYPPSNIQVAGDPNDNGLNAIAPTYASFRKVITFNGTENSAPNRVSAIISENIDRSGTVKSVTPPEVRYLKTFDNNTNHNIADVFVDFGNQNGLVWQNNSFIQDSVFYHNPTYVLGLPVTEPYWTQAMVGGELRDVLVQLFERRTLTYTPSNPPGFKVEMGNVGQHYFRWRYLENNTQSTPATTPSTPTTADISGLDFGSNALTNLYNLPNIGAYTQTYVTSSHDPYGGNWDRTNVLYREGDSRYVIFDEKGAGSIYRIWMTKEPTNDTIGNILFYFDDEDTPRVNLNYQDFFSGKTAPFLTPLVGNNQVSSGGFYSYVPISYGKRLKIVTTKLPEFFQIDYQRLAGVANVPSFTGKEDLSSLVSYFSGVGADPKPANPGRQLIKGSGTLNGNGELILPQLQGPAVISSIKLKMNFNNNEVVAQTNLKIWWDKRPWTQVDAPLDFFFGSAEGEQRVNGLLAGMDPTTHQYYFYLPMPFRSEAKISLANHSTTPATVEWEIAVDPDPDGKLVKANTGYFNATFKDQSDLPDGSDYKVLNLKNTRGKFVGLVMRYWSHYSAMEGDDRVYIDGSATPHIYGTGFEDFFNGGWGFEKGPFSLPLHGSMAPYWPPPFPLYFGRSGYRFMLGDAITFNSALEFGFEHGYMGKNTGAPNENYRSLAFWYGLDNSTLQLTDSLNVGPENKVAETAHSYTATGKDFSGRLDTFYEGDRYLNRIGDDGYKLHGYSEFTISIQPDNNGVILRRRMDYGDLNQQGRVYVDGQPVGLWYSAGQFTSSIRWRDEDFVIPTSFTTGKSSIKVRIENASTSPWSEFYYWVYTLKKGLGYLPGNN; this is encoded by the coding sequence ATGAAAAAAATATCGTTTCTGCTTCTAATGTTTGAACTTGGTTTGCTCACCTTATCGGCTTATTCACCCCCTCTCACAAAAGCTTCTACCACCCCCAATTTTATTGATACTTCCTTTGCCGATACCTGGAACAGGAGTGACAAAGCGGTGTCAGAAATGCCCGGTGTGGGGCGAGGTTATACTTGGGGTCCTGAATATTTCACCGATAAGGCAGTTTATTCTGAAGCCTATAACCAAGGCAATCGGCAGGTGCAATATTTCGACAAGGCGCGCATGGAAATAAACTCCAATGCCAAGCCGGGTGACCTTTTCTACGTAACTACCGGGCTGTTGGTAAAAGAATTGGTTACCGGGATGCGTCAGGATGGTGACACAACCTTTACGCCCTACCCCCCTAGCAATATACAAGTAGCGGGTGACCCGAACGATAACGGGCTGAACGCGATTGCGCCCACTTACGCCAGTTTTCGAAAGGTAATAACCTTTAACGGCACTGAAAACAGTGCACCCAATCGGGTTTCTGCAATAATTTCCGAAAACATCGATCGCTCTGGAACGGTAAAATCGGTTACTCCGCCCGAAGTGCGCTATCTAAAAACATTCGATAATAATACCAATCACAACATTGCTGATGTTTTCGTAGATTTTGGCAATCAAAATGGATTGGTTTGGCAAAATAATAGTTTCATACAAGACTCGGTTTTTTACCATAATCCCACTTATGTGCTTGGTCTGCCTGTTACCGAGCCTTACTGGACGCAAGCGATGGTGGGCGGCGAGTTACGTGATGTATTGGTGCAACTATTTGAACGCCGTACTTTGACTTATACGCCCTCCAACCCGCCCGGTTTTAAGGTAGAGATGGGCAATGTGGGGCAGCACTATTTTCGCTGGCGTTATTTAGAGAATAATACACAGTCCACCCCTGCTACAACTCCATCTACCCCAACAACAGCGGATATTTCAGGGCTTGATTTTGGCTCAAATGCGCTGACGAACCTGTATAACCTGCCTAATATCGGCGCATATACCCAAACCTATGTAACCTCAAGCCATGATCCCTATGGCGGAAACTGGGATCGTACCAATGTGTTGTATCGCGAAGGCGATAGCCGATATGTGATTTTTGATGAGAAGGGCGCTGGTTCTATCTATCGCATCTGGATGACCAAAGAGCCGACTAACGATACCATTGGAAATATCCTGTTCTATTTTGATGATGAAGATACTCCTCGTGTGAATCTGAACTATCAAGATTTCTTCTCCGGTAAAACTGCGCCATTTCTTACCCCTTTGGTTGGCAATAATCAGGTGTCGAGCGGTGGCTTTTATAGTTACGTTCCGATTAGTTATGGCAAAAGGCTGAAAATTGTCACTACCAAATTGCCCGAATTTTTCCAGATTGATTATCAACGGCTGGCAGGTGTAGCAAATGTTCCTTCCTTTACCGGAAAAGAAGATCTTAGTAGCTTAGTCAGTTACTTTTCCGGTGTCGGTGCAGACCCAAAACCTGCCAATCCCGGCAGGCAACTCATCAAGGGTAGCGGAACTCTGAACGGCAATGGAGAATTAATCTTGCCGCAATTGCAAGGTCCTGCGGTTATCAGTTCCATCAAGCTCAAAATGAACTTTAACAATAATGAAGTCGTCGCTCAAACCAACCTTAAAATCTGGTGGGACAAGCGCCCATGGACACAGGTTGATGCACCGCTCGACTTCTTCTTTGGAAGTGCCGAGGGTGAGCAACGGGTAAACGGTTTGTTGGCAGGTATGGATCCCACCACTCACCAATATTACTTTTACTTGCCTATGCCTTTCCGATCTGAGGCTAAAATAAGTCTTGCCAATCATAGTACTACCCCCGCAACAGTGGAATGGGAAATTGCCGTTGACCCTGACCCTGATGGCAAATTGGTAAAAGCAAACACGGGCTACTTTAATGCCACTTTTAAAGATCAATCTGATCTCCCCGATGGCTCAGATTACAAGGTTCTGAACCTGAAAAACACGCGCGGCAAGTTCGTGGGGTTGGTAATGCGTTACTGGTCGCATTATTCGGCGATGGAAGGCGATGATCGCGTTTATATTGATGGTAGCGCTACCCCTCATATTTACGGTACAGGTTTTGAGGATTTCTTTAATGGCGGTTGGGGCTTTGAGAAAGGTCCATTCTCGCTTCCTTTGCATGGTTCTATGGCTCCTTACTGGCCCCCGCCATTCCCGCTATATTTTGGTAGGTCGGGTTATCGTTTTATGCTCGGTGATGCAATCACTTTCAACTCTGCGCTGGAATTTGGCTTTGAACATGGTTATATGGGCAAGAATACCGGCGCACCCAATGAAAATTACCGCAGCCTTGCGTTCTGGTATGGTCTAGACAACAGCACTTTGCAATTAACCGACAGCCTGAATGTTGGTCCAGAAAATAAAGTAGCCGAAACGGCACATTCCTATACTGCTACCGGCAAGGATTTCAGTGGTAGGCTTGATACCTTCTACGAAGGCGACCGTTATCTCAATAGAATCGGCGATGATGGCTACAAATTACACGGTTACAGCGAGTTTACCATTAGCATCCAACCTGACAACAACGGGGTAATTTTACGCCGCCGGATGGACTATGGCGATTTGAACCAACAAGGTAGGGTTTACGTGGATGGGCAACCGGTGGGACTGTGGTATTCTGCTGGTCAGTTTACCAGTTCTATTCGCTGGCGTGACGAGGATTTTGTAATTCCCACCTCTTTCACTACAGGCAAATCTTCGATTAAGGTTCGAATCGAAAATGCCAGTACTTCGCCTTGGAGTGAGTTCTATTATTGGGTTTACACCCTTAAAAAAGGGCTTGGTTACTTACCGGGCAACAACTAA